A single region of the Kineosporiaceae bacterium SCSIO 59966 genome encodes:
- a CDS encoding PAS domain-containing protein produces MTELVRRHTGLGAVDEEWLHLLVGDWQLLSDLSFADLVLWVPRRDGGFVAVAHCRPSTGPTVHYDDVVGQVVAPGARRQLDAAYADGRSQRAREPQWRDDAPVREEAVPVVRDGTVVAVLGRYTNLATARTPSRLELTYLQLADALTAMVAGGGYPVTGAPTGLRRGAPRVGDGLIRLDVHGTVRYASPNAVSDLHRLGFVGNLVGQSLAEVVTGLVEAPDPVDEGLPLVLTGRAPWRTDVEARGVALSLRAVPLTDGPPPSAGGRRTGAIVLCRDVSELRRRERELLTKDATIREIHHRVKNNLQTVSALLRLQARRLPAGEGRAALEEAVRRVATIALVHETLAQGFQETVDLDDVVDRAVRLACEVAGTAPVTARRTGRFGVVRAEDATPLALVITELVTNAVEHGLAGRAGEVEVDGHRDGQWLTVRVRDDGVGVAGLQPGAAVPPAAGLGTQIVQALVQSDLRGRITWAAREGGGTEVTVEARLR; encoded by the coding sequence CTGACCGAGCTCGTCCGCCGGCACACCGGGCTGGGCGCCGTCGACGAGGAGTGGCTGCACCTGCTGGTCGGCGACTGGCAGCTGCTGTCGGACCTGTCGTTCGCCGACCTCGTGCTGTGGGTGCCGCGCCGCGACGGCGGGTTCGTCGCCGTCGCCCACTGCCGCCCGTCCACCGGGCCGACCGTGCACTACGACGACGTCGTCGGCCAGGTCGTCGCCCCCGGCGCCCGCCGGCAGCTCGACGCCGCGTACGCCGACGGCCGCTCGCAGCGGGCCCGGGAGCCGCAGTGGCGCGACGACGCCCCGGTGCGGGAGGAGGCCGTCCCGGTGGTCCGCGACGGCACCGTCGTCGCCGTCCTGGGCCGTTACACCAACCTGGCGACCGCCCGGACGCCGAGCCGGCTCGAGCTCACCTACCTCCAGCTCGCCGACGCGCTGACCGCGATGGTCGCCGGCGGCGGCTACCCGGTCACCGGGGCGCCGACCGGGCTGCGTCGCGGCGCGCCCCGGGTCGGGGACGGGCTGATCCGTCTCGACGTCCACGGGACGGTGCGCTACGCCAGCCCGAACGCGGTCTCCGACCTGCACCGGCTGGGTTTCGTCGGCAACCTCGTCGGGCAGTCCCTCGCGGAGGTGGTGACCGGTCTCGTCGAGGCGCCGGACCCGGTGGACGAGGGGCTGCCGCTCGTGCTGACTGGCCGGGCCCCGTGGCGCACCGACGTCGAGGCCCGCGGGGTCGCGCTGTCCCTGCGCGCCGTGCCGCTCACCGACGGGCCGCCCCCGTCGGCCGGGGGCCGGCGGACCGGGGCCATCGTGCTGTGCCGCGACGTCAGCGAGCTGCGCCGCCGGGAGCGCGAGCTGCTCACCAAGGACGCGACCATCCGGGAGATCCACCACCGGGTGAAGAACAACCTGCAGACGGTCTCGGCGCTGCTGCGGCTGCAGGCGCGCCGACTGCCGGCGGGGGAGGGCCGGGCCGCGCTCGAGGAGGCCGTCCGGCGGGTGGCGACGATCGCCCTGGTCCACGAGACGCTCGCCCAGGGCTTCCAGGAGACGGTCGACCTGGACGACGTCGTCGACCGCGCGGTGCGGCTGGCCTGCGAGGTCGCCGGTACCGCGCCGGTCACGGCCCGGAGGACCGGGCGGTTCGGGGTGGTACGCGCCGAGGACGCCACCCCGCTGGCGCTCGTCATCACCGAGCTCGTGACCAACGCCGTCGAGCACGGGCTGGCCGGGCGGGCCGGTGAGGTCGAGGTCGACGGGCACCGGGACGGCCAGTGGCTGACGGTCCGGGTCCGGGACGACGGGGTCGGTGTCGCCGGCCTGCAGCCGGGGGCGGCGGTGCCGCCCGCCGCGGGGCTGGGCACCCAGATCGTCCAGGCGCTCGTGCAGTCCGACCTGCGGGGGCGGATCACCTGGGCGGCGCGGGAGGGCGGCGGCACCGAGGTGACCGTGGAGGCACGGCTGCGGTGA
- a CDS encoding WhiB family transcriptional regulator, translating into MDWRHRAACLDEDPELFFPIGNTGPALLQIEEAKAVCRRCEVVESCLKWALENGQDAGVWGGMSEDERRALKRRNARARRAG; encoded by the coding sequence ATGGACTGGCGCCACCGCGCTGCCTGCCTCGACGAGGACCCGGAGCTGTTCTTCCCGATCGGGAACACCGGCCCGGCGCTCCTGCAGATCGAGGAGGCCAAGGCGGTCTGCCGGCGGTGTGAGGTCGTGGAGAGCTGCCTGAAGTGGGCGCTCGAGAACGGCCAGGACGCCGGCGTCTGGGGCGGTATGTCCGAGGACGAGCGGCGTGCGCTCAAGCGCCGCAACGCCCGGGCCCGCCGCGCCGGCTGA
- a CDS encoding SigB/SigF/SigG family RNA polymerase sigma factor — protein MTEHDPERRALRDRVVEAHLPLVHHLARRYADRGEPLDDLVQVGTIGLLKAVDRFEPERGHAFASFAVPTVLGEIRRHFRDRGWAVRVPRRLQELSRTLTESRAVLAQELGRSPTVDELAQRVGVDPEQVLEALESAGAYSTVPLETDADDGPQSWLAEDDTALETVENREALRPLLEELPARERRILALRFVRGMSQSQIAAEVGISQMHVSRLLSRTLAQLREGLTDPGADQG, from the coding sequence ATGACCGAGCACGACCCCGAGCGCCGGGCGCTGCGCGACCGGGTCGTCGAGGCCCACCTGCCGCTCGTGCACCACCTGGCCCGCCGGTACGCCGACCGCGGTGAGCCGCTGGACGACCTCGTCCAGGTCGGCACGATCGGCCTGCTCAAGGCCGTCGACCGGTTCGAGCCCGAGCGCGGCCACGCGTTCGCCTCCTTCGCGGTCCCCACCGTCCTCGGGGAGATCCGCCGGCACTTCCGGGACCGCGGCTGGGCGGTCCGGGTCCCGCGGCGGCTCCAGGAGCTGTCCCGCACGCTCACCGAGTCCCGGGCCGTGCTCGCCCAGGAGCTCGGGCGCTCCCCCACGGTCGACGAGCTCGCGCAGCGCGTCGGCGTCGACCCCGAGCAGGTGCTCGAGGCCCTGGAGTCCGCGGGCGCCTACTCCACCGTCCCGCTGGAGACGGACGCCGACGACGGCCCGCAGTCCTGGCTCGCCGAGGACGACACCGCCCTGGAGACCGTGGAGAACCGGGAGGCGCTGCGCCCGCTGCTCGAGGAGCTGCCCGCCCGCGAGCGCCGCATCCTCGCGCTGCGGTTCGTCCGCGGGATGTCCCAGTCCCAGATCGCCGCCGAGGTCGGCATCTCCCAGATGCACGTCTCGCGGCTGCTGAGCCGCACGCTCGCCCAGCTCCGCGAAGGCCTCACCGACCCGGGCGCCGACCAGGGGTGA
- a CDS encoding anti-sigma regulatory factor, translated as MVPVTSRDTPVSTDRVELEVPTDPAYLAVLRTATAGLAARMDLTLDEIEDLRIAVDEACALLLGVGGDPADDPGAGAGPQTRAPLRAAFDLGDDVLQVRVTGPATTLPERSSFAWAVLEALAGEIDTESGNGSSSITLRHRRVRRG; from the coding sequence ATGGTCCCCGTGACGTCGAGGGACACCCCCGTGAGCACCGACCGGGTCGAGCTGGAGGTGCCGACCGACCCGGCCTACCTCGCCGTGCTGCGGACGGCGACGGCAGGGCTGGCCGCCCGGATGGACCTCACCCTCGACGAGATCGAGGACCTGCGCATCGCCGTCGACGAGGCGTGCGCGCTGCTGCTCGGCGTCGGCGGGGACCCCGCCGACGACCCCGGTGCCGGCGCCGGTCCGCAGACCCGAGCGCCGCTGCGGGCCGCGTTCGACCTCGGCGACGACGTCCTGCAGGTCCGGGTGACCGGCCCGGCCACCACCCTGCCGGAGCGCTCGAGCTTCGCCTGGGCGGTGCTCGAGGCGCTGGCCGGCGAGATCGACACCGAGTCCGGGAACGGCTCCAGCTCCATCACGCTGCGGCACCGTCGGGTCCGACGAGGGTGA
- a CDS encoding GNAT family N-acetyltransferase encodes MTTTPAWRVRPARPDDVTAVDALVRELAAYEREPDAVEGTAQDLADALFGPDPRVHCHVVEVAGGGPHVVDSDVVETAVVGMALWFVSYSTWRGRHGIWLEDLYVRPQHRGRGLGRALLQALAAECTARGWTRLEWAVLDWNSPAHGFYRSLGAAPLQEWTTWRLEGEALQSLGAAPA; translated from the coding sequence GTGACCACGACCCCTGCCTGGCGCGTCCGCCCCGCCCGCCCGGACGACGTCACCGCCGTCGACGCCCTGGTCCGCGAGCTCGCCGCCTACGAGAGGGAGCCGGACGCCGTGGAGGGGACGGCGCAGGACCTCGCCGACGCGTTGTTCGGGCCGGACCCTCGGGTGCACTGCCACGTCGTCGAGGTGGCCGGCGGCGGCCCCCACGTCGTGGACAGCGACGTCGTGGAGACCGCCGTCGTGGGCATGGCGCTGTGGTTCGTCAGCTACTCCACCTGGCGGGGCAGGCACGGCATCTGGCTCGAGGACCTCTACGTCCGTCCGCAGCACCGCGGGCGGGGCCTCGGCCGCGCCCTCCTGCAGGCGCTGGCCGCCGAGTGCACGGCCCGCGGCTGGACCCGGCTGGAGTGGGCGGTGCTGGACTGGAACAGCCCCGCCCACGGCTTCTACCGGTCGCTGGGCGCCGCGCCGCTGCAGGAGTGGACCACCTGGCGGCTGGAGGGCGAGGCGCTGCAGTCGCTCGGCGCCGCACCCGCCTGA
- a CDS encoding FHA domain-containing protein encodes MELRWTLTRRQGGRPDVDVVVRARPGTPFGAVRADLLAATGTPPGPVWVAGRPVADNDVLGAPPLTEGALLVTGTAPDDDPTTAWGLRRDRRGLGELHVVEGPDAGLVHLLRPGTHRVGRAADADLRLTDPDVSRQHLVLEVSPQGVLASDVGSANGTAVDGVAVGDAGARVRPGARLRLGSTTLVVRAPEYRVAVCHPTGEGTVEVGRAPRVVPALEDVTLTVPAEPAPPEHRPVPWLTALLPLAVSIPMALLWSPFALLLGLTSPVLVLGSVVSDRRGARRTHRAALERYERELADVRRRAQEAVAAESRRRRLLAPDAPTLAVAAGTPSVRLWERRPGDADDLLLRVGTGRARSRVRLKGPDDLKGPDDESLLSCPDVPVAVPLADLGVVGMAGGTPDLAGVLRFAVLGLAVLQSPRDTSLWIVCPDRAAGRAWAWARWLPHVPAAVREHLDGARDAGAVVEELRAEVAGRRQAPSGSGPATWSGRRHVVVLDGYQALAHVPGVTDLLRDGPAVGVLVVCRDADPAGLPIECAATVEAVATSRGRLRVRLATDRPDVVDTADPHDPDDPIDTADGGHVVADVVSTGWSHAVARSLAPLRDGTSQDGPALPDSVSLVDLLRRTGTDPLDAEAVAAVWSRSSGALQPLIGAGTDGPLAPDLRVDGPHALVGGTTGAGKSELLRTLLASLAATVPPDELTFLLIDYKGGSAFAECADLPHTVGLVTDLDEHLTRRALVALGAEVRRRERLLREAGARDLDGYRDLPDRDPLPRLMIVVDEFRVLADELPDFVAGLVRLAAVGRSLGLHLVLATQRPAGVVTPDIAANVNLRIALRVRDRSDSVDVVEAPDAAAIDPRRPGRGVLRTGAGSLVPFQSAHVGGRTEGADDRPQVRLLDAGRAVQHDRPGQASHASVSPPGPSDLARIVAAVSEAAARSGRRAPSGLWLPPLPEVLTPEDMATAYDPVAAYDPVAAYDPVAAYDPAAAGSHLAPEHDVPALVLGLGDSPQTGSRPPVTLPLRPGTALAVIGAPRSGRTGTVLAAAQAAAGRAHGTVHLYVVAGPDAALQPLRSLPHTAALLRRDDPDLLGRLATSLLTEVRRRRQDPATASPLVLLVDGWDVLVRELEAADRADVVDDLLHVVREGPAVAVSSVVTGERALTTGRAAGAFTARLLLRTSDPADAVLAGADPSALPSRMPPGRGLWLTGDRSLEVQVLAAAAWPDPQVERDPAVSTDPAAGTNPHPPFRLRALPDEVAVTDLDAAPGVEVPVGIGGDDARVVGLSRAQCRRLLVAGPPGSGRSTALAVLARQLDRPSRRVVVLASPDSPAATTVPTDAVVSPGDVERLRTLLAELGPEVTVLVDETRDLDTTGADDQLARHLAAGGGVVVAGDPGDLAGRFRGTVPELRRSRTGLLLCPTGYADGDALGVRVPRAVTARPGRGWLVQQGRAHPVQVADLPGVVHRGR; translated from the coding sequence GTGGAGCTGCGCTGGACGCTGACCCGGCGGCAGGGCGGCCGCCCGGACGTCGACGTCGTCGTCCGGGCGCGCCCTGGCACGCCGTTCGGCGCCGTCCGGGCCGACCTGCTCGCCGCCACCGGGACGCCGCCGGGACCGGTGTGGGTGGCAGGCCGGCCGGTCGCGGACAACGACGTGCTCGGAGCGCCCCCGCTGACCGAGGGCGCACTGCTGGTCACCGGCACCGCCCCGGACGACGACCCGACCACGGCCTGGGGACTGCGCCGGGACCGGCGAGGGCTCGGTGAGCTGCACGTCGTCGAGGGCCCGGACGCCGGCCTCGTCCACCTGCTGCGCCCCGGCACCCACCGGGTGGGCCGCGCAGCGGACGCGGACCTGCGCCTCACCGACCCCGACGTCTCCCGCCAGCACCTCGTCCTGGAGGTGTCACCCCAGGGCGTGCTCGCCAGCGACGTCGGCTCCGCGAACGGCACCGCCGTGGACGGGGTCGCCGTGGGTGACGCCGGTGCCCGGGTCCGCCCCGGGGCCCGCCTGCGGCTGGGGTCGACCACGCTGGTGGTCCGGGCACCGGAGTACCGGGTCGCGGTGTGCCACCCGACCGGCGAGGGGACGGTGGAGGTGGGCCGGGCACCCCGGGTCGTCCCCGCCCTCGAGGACGTCACGCTGACGGTGCCGGCGGAACCGGCGCCACCGGAGCACCGCCCGGTGCCGTGGCTGACGGCGCTCCTCCCCCTGGCGGTGAGCATCCCGATGGCCCTGCTGTGGTCGCCCTTCGCGCTGCTGCTCGGCCTCACCTCGCCGGTGCTGGTACTCGGGTCCGTGGTGTCGGACCGGCGTGGTGCCCGCCGGACCCACCGGGCCGCGCTGGAGCGGTACGAGCGCGAGCTCGCGGACGTCCGCCGACGGGCCCAGGAGGCGGTCGCCGCGGAGAGCCGCCGCCGGCGGCTGCTGGCCCCGGACGCACCGACGCTCGCCGTCGCGGCCGGGACGCCGTCGGTCCGGCTGTGGGAGCGCCGTCCGGGGGACGCCGACGACCTGCTGCTGCGGGTCGGCACCGGCCGGGCTCGCTCCCGGGTCCGGCTGAAGGGCCCGGACGACCTGAAGGGCCCGGACGACGAGAGCCTGCTGAGCTGTCCGGACGTCCCGGTCGCGGTGCCGCTGGCCGACCTCGGCGTGGTCGGGATGGCCGGCGGCACCCCGGACCTGGCCGGGGTGCTGCGGTTCGCCGTCCTGGGTCTGGCCGTCCTCCAGAGCCCGCGGGACACGTCGCTGTGGATCGTCTGCCCCGACCGTGCAGCGGGCAGGGCCTGGGCGTGGGCCCGGTGGCTGCCGCACGTGCCGGCAGCGGTCCGCGAGCACCTCGACGGAGCGCGAGACGCCGGCGCCGTCGTCGAGGAGCTGCGCGCGGAGGTGGCCGGCCGCCGGCAGGCCCCTTCCGGGTCCGGCCCGGCGACGTGGTCCGGACGCCGGCACGTCGTCGTCCTGGACGGGTACCAGGCGCTGGCCCACGTGCCCGGTGTCACCGACCTGCTGCGAGACGGTCCGGCGGTCGGCGTCCTCGTCGTCTGCCGGGACGCCGACCCCGCCGGCCTGCCGATCGAGTGCGCCGCGACGGTGGAGGCGGTGGCGACCAGCCGCGGCCGTCTGCGGGTCCGGCTGGCCACCGACCGACCGGACGTCGTCGACACAGCCGACCCTCACGACCCCGACGACCCCATCGACACAGCCGACGGCGGGCACGTCGTCGCGGACGTCGTGAGCACTGGCTGGTCGCACGCCGTGGCCCGCTCGCTGGCGCCGCTGCGGGACGGCACCAGCCAGGACGGTCCGGCGCTGCCCGACTCCGTCAGTCTCGTGGACCTGTTGCGGCGCACCGGGACCGACCCGCTGGACGCCGAGGCCGTCGCCGCGGTGTGGTCACGCAGCAGCGGCGCGCTGCAGCCGCTGATCGGCGCGGGGACGGACGGGCCGCTGGCCCCGGACCTGCGAGTCGACGGACCGCACGCCCTCGTCGGCGGCACGACCGGTGCCGGCAAGTCGGAGCTGTTGCGGACCCTGCTGGCGTCCCTGGCGGCCACGGTCCCACCGGACGAGCTCACCTTTCTGCTCATCGACTACAAGGGCGGGTCGGCGTTCGCCGAGTGCGCCGACCTGCCGCACACCGTCGGCCTGGTCACCGACCTCGACGAGCACCTCACGCGCCGTGCCCTGGTCGCGCTCGGCGCCGAGGTCCGCCGGCGCGAGCGGCTGCTCCGCGAGGCCGGTGCCCGTGACCTCGACGGCTACCGCGACCTGCCGGACCGCGACCCGTTGCCGCGCCTGATGATCGTCGTCGACGAGTTCCGGGTGCTGGCCGACGAGCTGCCGGACTTCGTCGCCGGGCTCGTGCGGCTGGCCGCCGTCGGGCGCTCCCTCGGGCTGCACCTCGTGCTGGCCACCCAACGACCGGCCGGGGTGGTCACCCCGGACATCGCGGCGAACGTCAACCTGCGGATCGCGTTGCGGGTCAGGGACCGCAGCGACTCCGTGGACGTCGTCGAGGCACCGGACGCCGCGGCGATCGACCCGCGCCGACCCGGCCGCGGGGTGCTGCGCACGGGTGCCGGCTCGCTGGTGCCGTTCCAGAGCGCGCACGTGGGCGGCCGGACGGAGGGCGCCGACGACCGACCGCAGGTGCGGCTGCTGGACGCCGGCCGCGCCGTCCAGCACGACCGGCCCGGCCAGGCCTCCCACGCGTCCGTCTCCCCGCCGGGACCGAGCGACCTGGCTCGCATCGTCGCCGCCGTGTCCGAGGCTGCGGCCCGCTCCGGTCGGCGGGCGCCGAGCGGCCTGTGGCTGCCGCCGCTGCCGGAGGTGCTCACCCCCGAGGACATGGCCACGGCGTACGACCCAGTCGCGGCGTACGACCCAGTCGCGGCGTACGACCCAGTCGCGGCGTACGACCCAGCCGCAGCCGGCAGCCACCTGGCACCCGAGCACGACGTGCCCGCGCTGGTGCTCGGGCTCGGCGACTCCCCGCAGACGGGGAGCCGTCCGCCGGTGACCCTGCCGCTCCGGCCCGGGACGGCGCTCGCCGTCATCGGAGCCCCCCGGTCGGGCCGCACGGGCACCGTCCTGGCGGCCGCACAGGCGGCTGCCGGCCGGGCGCACGGCACCGTGCACCTCTACGTCGTCGCAGGACCGGACGCCGCTCTGCAGCCGCTACGGTCGCTGCCGCACACGGCGGCCTTGTTGCGCCGGGACGACCCCGACCTGCTGGGACGCCTGGCGACCTCCCTGCTGACGGAGGTGCGCCGCCGGCGCCAGGACCCCGCGACGGCGAGCCCGCTCGTGCTCCTCGTCGACGGCTGGGACGTCCTGGTCCGCGAGCTGGAGGCCGCCGACCGGGCCGACGTCGTGGACGACCTGCTGCACGTCGTCCGGGAGGGACCGGCCGTCGCCGTCAGCAGCGTCGTGACCGGGGAGCGGGCGCTCACCACGGGCCGCGCGGCCGGGGCGTTCACGGCGCGGCTGCTGCTGCGGACAAGTGACCCGGCGGACGCCGTCCTGGCCGGCGCCGACCCCTCCGCCCTGCCGTCGAGGATGCCCCCGGGGCGCGGGCTGTGGCTCACCGGCGACCGGAGCCTGGAGGTGCAGGTCCTCGCGGCCGCGGCCTGGCCCGACCCGCAGGTCGAGCGCGACCCCGCCGTCTCCACAGACCCGGCCGCCGGCACGAACCCGCACCCCCCGTTCCGGCTGCGGGCGCTGCCGGACGAGGTCGCCGTGACCGACCTGGACGCCGCACCGGGCGTCGAGGTGCCGGTCGGCATCGGCGGGGACGACGCCCGCGTCGTCGGCCTGTCCCGCGCGCAGTGCCGCCGGCTCCTGGTCGCCGGACCGCCCGGGTCCGGCCGCTCGACGGCCCTGGCGGTCCTGGCCCGGCAGCTGGACCGCCCGAGCCGCCGCGTCGTCGTCCTGGCCTCACCGGACTCTCCGGCGGCGACGACCGTCCCCACGGACGCCGTCGTCTCCCCCGGGGACGTCGAGCGCCTGCGCACGCTGCTGGCCGAGCTCGGCCCCGAGGTCACCGTGCTGGTCGACGAGACCCGCGACCTCGACACCACCGGAGCCGACGACCAGCTCGCCCGGCACCTCGCCGCCGGCGGCGGCGTGGTCGTCGCCGGTGACCCCGGTGACCTCGCCGGCCGGTTCCGCGGCACCGTCCCGGAGCTGCGCCGCAGCCGCACCGGGCTGCTGCTGTGCCCGACCGGCTACGCCGACGGCGACGCGCTCGGCGTCCGGGTGCCGCGCGCCGTCACCGCCCGCCCGGGTCGCGGCTGGCTCGTCCAGCAGGGAAGGGCGCACCCGGTTCAGGTCGCCGACCTGCCCGGCGTCGTCCACCGCGGCAGGTGA
- the mce gene encoding methylmalonyl-CoA epimerase: protein MTEPATTDPPEPLFTAIDHVGVAVPDLEAAIAFYRDTFGMVLLHEEVNTDQGVREAMMGVGDPAAPHSCVQLLAPLDETSTIAKFLDRNGAGVQQVAYRVDDVERVSTVLRERGMRLLYDAPRRGTSNSRVNFVHPKDAGGVLVELVEPAKTPH from the coding sequence ATGACCGAGCCCGCCACGACCGACCCGCCGGAACCGCTGTTCACCGCGATCGACCACGTCGGGGTGGCCGTCCCCGACCTCGAGGCCGCCATCGCGTTCTACCGGGACACCTTCGGCATGGTGCTGCTGCACGAGGAGGTGAACACCGACCAGGGCGTCCGCGAGGCGATGATGGGCGTGGGCGACCCGGCGGCGCCGCACTCGTGCGTGCAGCTGCTCGCACCGCTCGACGAGACCTCGACGATCGCGAAGTTCCTCGACCGCAACGGGGCCGGCGTCCAGCAGGTCGCCTACCGGGTCGACGACGTCGAACGGGTGTCCACGGTTCTACGCGAGCGCGGGATGCGGCTGCTCTACGACGCGCCCCGCAGGGGGACGTCGAACAGCCGGGTCAACTTCGTGCACCCCAAGGACGCCGGCGGCGTCCTCGTCGAGCTCGTGGAGCCAGCCAAGACGCCCCACTGA
- a CDS encoding acetyl-CoA C-acetyltransferase, whose translation MTSPRTSVIVAGARTPMGRLLGSLKDFSGSDLGGVAIKGALDKAGVAPDQVDYVIMGQVLTAGAGQIPARQAAVKAGIPMTVPALTVNKVCLSGIDAIALADQLIRAGEFDVVVAGGQESMTQAPHLLEKSRSGYKYGDVTVRDHMAYDGLWDVFTDQAMGGLTEGANCADREFSREEQDAFSARSHQLAAQAWKNGLFDDEVVPVHIPQRKGDPVEFRYDEGIREDTTVESLARLKPAFRPDGTITAGSASQISDGAAAVVVMSKEKATELGLSWLAEIGAHGVVAGPDSTLQSQPSRAIEAACAKEGITPADLDLVEINEAFAAVGLASIKELDLDPEKVNVNGGAIAMGHPIGMSGARITLHLALELQRRGGGTGVAALCGGGGQGDALVVRVPRS comes from the coding sequence GTGACCAGCCCCCGCACCAGCGTCATCGTCGCCGGCGCCCGCACCCCGATGGGGCGGCTGCTCGGCTCGCTCAAGGACTTCTCCGGCAGCGACCTCGGCGGCGTCGCCATCAAGGGCGCCTTGGACAAGGCCGGCGTGGCGCCCGACCAGGTCGACTACGTGATCATGGGGCAGGTGCTGACCGCCGGTGCCGGGCAGATCCCGGCCCGCCAGGCCGCGGTCAAGGCGGGTATCCCGATGACCGTCCCGGCCCTGACCGTCAACAAGGTCTGCCTGTCGGGGATCGACGCCATCGCGCTGGCCGACCAGCTGATCCGCGCCGGCGAGTTCGACGTCGTCGTGGCCGGCGGCCAGGAGTCGATGACGCAGGCGCCGCACCTGCTGGAGAAGTCGCGGTCCGGCTACAAGTACGGCGACGTCACGGTGCGCGACCACATGGCCTACGACGGCCTGTGGGACGTGTTCACCGACCAGGCGATGGGCGGGCTCACCGAGGGTGCCAACTGCGCCGACCGGGAGTTCTCCCGCGAGGAGCAGGACGCGTTCTCCGCCCGCAGCCACCAGCTCGCCGCGCAGGCGTGGAAGAACGGCCTGTTCGACGACGAGGTCGTCCCGGTGCACATCCCGCAGCGCAAGGGGGACCCGGTCGAGTTCCGCTACGACGAGGGCATCCGCGAGGACACGACGGTCGAGTCCCTGGCGCGTCTCAAGCCCGCCTTCCGCCCCGACGGCACGATCACCGCCGGGTCCGCCTCCCAGATCTCGGACGGCGCTGCCGCCGTCGTCGTGATGAGCAAGGAGAAGGCCACCGAGCTCGGCCTGTCGTGGCTGGCCGAGATCGGCGCGCACGGTGTCGTGGCCGGCCCGGACTCGACCCTGCAGAGCCAGCCGTCGCGCGCCATCGAGGCGGCCTGCGCCAAGGAGGGCATCACCCCCGCCGACCTCGACCTCGTGGAGATCAACGAGGCGTTTGCTGCGGTCGGTCTGGCCAGCATCAAGGAGCTGGACCTCGACCCGGAGAAGGTCAACGTCAACGGCGGTGCCATCGCCATGGGCCACCCGATCGGCATGTCCGGCGCCCGGATCACCCTGCATCTCGCACTGGAGCTGCAGCGGCGGGGCGGCGGAACCGGGGTCGCGGCGCTGTGCGGCGGGGGCGGTCAGGGCGACGCTCTCGTCGTCCGCGTGCCGAGGTCCTGA
- the meaB gene encoding methylmalonyl Co-A mutase-associated GTPase MeaB, with protein sequence MDDLVRRAREGSPRAVARLISLVEDASPQLREVMAALAPHTGRAWVIGLTGSPGVGKSTTTSMIVSALRARDLRVGILAVDPSSPFSGGALLGDRIRMQDHVLDREVYIRSMASRGHLGGLAWSTPQALRVLDACGCDVVLVETVGVGQSEVEVARTADTTVVLLAPGMGDGVQAAKAGILEIGDVFVVNKADREGADATVRDIRGMISLGERRQAGDWRPPVVKSVASRSEGVDDVMEALDKHWDWLQSSGELGRRRHRRAADEIEALAVTALRERIGDLRSGRGLDDLAEQVVAGDLDPYTAADRLVAAVAG encoded by the coding sequence ATCGACGACCTGGTCCGACGCGCGCGGGAGGGCTCACCGCGGGCGGTCGCCCGTCTCATCTCTCTGGTCGAGGACGCCTCACCGCAGCTGCGGGAGGTGATGGCCGCGCTCGCCCCGCACACCGGGCGGGCATGGGTGATCGGGCTGACCGGCTCCCCGGGAGTGGGCAAGTCGACGACCACGTCCATGATCGTCTCGGCTCTGCGTGCCCGGGACCTGAGGGTCGGGATCCTCGCGGTGGACCCGTCGTCCCCGTTCTCCGGCGGTGCGCTGCTCGGGGACCGGATCCGGATGCAGGACCACGTCCTGGACCGCGAGGTCTACATCCGCTCCATGGCGAGCCGCGGCCACCTCGGTGGTCTGGCCTGGTCGACCCCGCAGGCGCTTCGGGTGCTCGACGCCTGCGGCTGCGACGTCGTCCTCGTCGAGACGGTGGGTGTCGGGCAGAGCGAGGTGGAGGTTGCCCGGACGGCGGACACGACCGTCGTCCTGCTCGCGCCCGGGATGGGGGACGGCGTCCAGGCCGCCAAGGCGGGGATCCTCGAGATCGGCGACGTGTTCGTCGTCAACAAGGCCGATCGGGAGGGTGCGGACGCCACCGTGCGGGACATCCGCGGCATGATCTCGCTCGGCGAGCGGCGTCAGGCCGGGGACTGGCGCCCGCCGGTGGTCAAGTCGGTCGCGTCCCGGTCCGAGGGGGTGGACGACGTCATGGAGGCTCTGGACAAGCACTGGGACTGGCTGCAGTCCAGCGGGGAGCTCGGACGACGCCGGCACCGGCGCGCGGCTGACGAGATCGAGGCGCTGGCCGTCACCGCGTTGCGCGAGCGGATCGGCGACCTGCGCTCGGGGCGCGGTCTGGACGACCTCGCCGAGCAGGTCGTCGCAGGTGATCTCGACCCGTACACAGCCGCCGACCGCCTCGTCGCCGCGGTCGCAGGCTGA
- a CDS encoding thiamine-binding protein — translation MIVAFSVAPSGTGDSVSAAVADAVRVVRESGLPNRTDAMFTSIEGEWDECMDVVRRACEAVGRHGNRVSLVLKADIRPGRTGELQGKLDRLEAALERAEGETGPGR, via the coding sequence ATGATCGTCGCGTTCTCCGTCGCACCGTCCGGAACCGGTGACTCCGTCAGCGCCGCCGTCGCGGACGCCGTCCGCGTGGTCCGGGAGTCGGGACTGCCGAACCGGACCGACGCCATGTTCACCAGCATCGAGGGGGAGTGGGACGAGTGCATGGACGTCGTCCGGCGCGCCTGTGAGGCGGTCGGGCGGCACGGCAACCGGGTCTCGCTCGTGCTCAAGGCCGACATCCGCCCCGGCCGCACCGGTGAGCTGCAGGGCAAGCTCGACCGGCTCGAGGCCGCGCTGGAGCGGGCCGAGGGCGAAACGGGTCCAGGCCGGTAG